GACTGGAAAACGATGGCGCCACCGCACTGGCACATGTTTTCGAGGTACTAatgcatactaatattataaactagCGGGTCGCTTTGCATGGGTTAGcaaattatgcataaaccttcctcttgaatcactatctatttaaaaaaaccgcatcaaagcgCTGTCTTCTCGGCCTCCCAAGCTGCGAGTGTTCATAGCCGGCAGGAATCGACTGGAAAACGATGGCGCCACCGCACTGGCACATGTTTTCGAGgtactatacagtgtgtaaatccaatacgggcgaatatttaaacggtggttagcataggacctaaaaagtatattgagatacattttacttaggaatgcaatgaaaattttaaccatacaaaataattcggaccgcaatgtaatacaccacacgttacgggatacgagctttagtaactgtcaacgtttgttagtagttacaataaaaagctcgtatctcgtaatgtcatgtcatcttctgtttcttaatgtttgcagtacattgccgcttggtacatgtgaaaaaaaatcattacggagtcatattaagtgtaactttaaaaaacttcttaattaatgattagacgggtaaattcttatATCTGGTTTTAtgtattggacttacacactgtatatctattaagcccttttattctgagttagagtatgtctctaagctcagtgtgccgcttggcaaaggcctccgctagctctttccattggggtctgtcgtgggccactctgctccattggggtctgtcgtgggccactctgctccattggggtctgtcgtgggccactctgctccattggggtctgtcgtGGGCCACTCTGCTCCATTTCGGCCCCGCTGTGAGATTGAGTCCATCCTCCCATCTTGTTCGAGGTGTCTTCTGACTCCGTGTGCAACCTTTTGGGTACCAATCGGTTACGATCTTACtccattttagggttccgtagccaaatggcaaaaaacggaacccttatagattcgtcatgtctgtctgtctgtctgtctgtccgtctgtctgtccgtctgtctgtccgtccgtatgtcacagccacttttctccgaaactataagaactatactgttgaaacttggtaagtagatgtattctgtgaaccgcattaagattttcacacaaaaatagaaaaaaaaacaataaatttttggggttccccatacttcgaactgaaactcaaaaatttttttttcatcaaacccatacgtgtggggtatctatggataggtcttcaaaaatgatattgaggtttctaatatcatttttttctaaactgaatagtttgcgcgagagacacttccaaagtggtaaaatgtgtgtccccccccccccccctgtaacttctaaaataagagaatgataaaactaaaaaaaatatatgatgtacattaccatgtaaacttccaccgaaaattggtttgaacgagatctagtaagtagtttttttttttatacgtcataaatcgcctacatacggaacccttcatgggcgagtccgactcgcacttggccgcttttttcctgCTTGTCTCTCAACACCGAGGTACTAatacatactaatattataaactagcgggtcgcttcgcacgggttaacaaattatacataaaccttcctaagatctaagcatacatagggacagacagacagcgggaagcgacgttttatattatgtagtgatgggtctctattgtttcccaaaaagttttaagtcatatgtattgtttgcccgcattttctaTAATCATAATTCATTGGGTTCAGAagcgcgtcacttttcaggattgccataaaacaaacctaacctaacctatctataggataacctaacgaaaatccggaaaagttaacggtttcagttttatgactaactagcgaccttaacaaattatacataaaccttcctcttgaatcactctatctattaaaaaaaaccgcatcaaaatccgtttcttagttttaaagatctaagcatatatagggacagacagcaaaaagcgactttgttttatactatgtagtgatactttttttttttcgctcgcagacgtaatctgcatgtttaaaaaattgatttagtacgggttagcacattgttactggtgaattctcaatgcaacttgagactccggtgccgttaaaaagatgtaatcgtctctcggtagatgtcgctatacgccaccccaaaggcgtgtatgcatgagggaaggaatggaaaaattcgcaagattctggtaggcttccgtagctcaattggcagagctaacgcacggattgcggaggttgcgggttcaagtcctgccggaagcgtaatttttccattttttcctttaatatatatattttttcttttttcagaAAATGGGGTCCCTGGAAGAAGTAGCGATGCCACAGAACGGTATATACCACGTCGGTATATCAGCTCTGTCAGAGGCCTTCAAACAGAACCCTCAGTTAAGCTGCCTCAACCTCAACGATAACACCATCGGGCCTAAAGGGGCTGAGGCGGTCGCTGAAGCCCTACCGAGGTTAAACTTACCACTAACCACAGACAAAACATCCTCTAGACCaacggtcggcaacctgcggcccgcgggccgcatgcggtccgtgaacctgtcacttgcggcccgcgagcctccctggctattttgtatgtaatattgacaaacgacaatgtctgataaagtcataaatattaacaaagtgcggtccgcgtcaacttcgttaactactatgtggcccttggctgctaaaaggttgccgaccgctgctctagactgggcatagtagcgctaccccctctgccacaaatatacggtagttttacttcatcttcgagtcaatcccgtgctgtgattggtccgtgtctttgaacggaccaatcacggcacgggactctctcacctcgtcccccgcactccagtatttttggcagcatcggtttcatgaaataattgctctaaactccgtctagaggatttctAGTCTATGCTACTAACTAATCTTACTTAcattgctttttagggttccgtacctcaaaaggaaaaaacggaacctttataggatcactcgtgcagtaagtaagtaagcgtaagtctgcagcgcaataatttgacagtgaattaaaaaactatatatggcaatgttttttagcagtcagtaaacgtcattcactatggtatgtgtttgtcaaaatcgtttaaatattcgttgtgttttgtgataaacggaaaaaacatggtgaaaccttacaaaaccagcgtgcgggagttacttttccgcatgacgaataattttacactagtaaaaaatcagcacgaggcgattcaagctcaaaaacgactttacaaaatttggagttgatgacggataagcggaatgaaacatcttaatacttgcaccatatgtactcaggtcttagataatataatattggtttagactaaggtttcacagccaattgaacacacctaatagatATACCTATAGGCATACTTACCTAATGagcttcctctaacatttcgagaaactcatagGTCTAAACTAGCCGGTTttcgagctcgaacccacaacctccatacttatgctcacggcatgggtacctactagttaaagcgaaaatttatttttaatatatgtttattgttttaatggtttatatcgtttttccgaaaaccgtagttcgcaaattgtggtcaatttctctgtcaatctaattatgtctgaatgggagtaaaagagaaagatgcccgcaatttgcaaacttcggtgttcgcggttggccctttgtacctatttaccactaggctgtcgcggatattacaaaatctTAATCATTTtaatgaagccaaatgtcataTTCTCCCAATagtcccaatattatttatcaatattagtatatgtatgtatacatattcatagtgacatctattgttggaattaaatttattttacactaatgCACAGTTtacttttttcatagacggtaaatatggtagacatttcacaagtatcaagactatttaattcattatctgttgtcacatactgatttttaaaaactacttttaatctagcgctgcagactttctttggtcttactctatttATGGAAGttgttaatgtttttttaatgttacagATTGAAAAACCTGAAAGCGATCAACTTCGGCGACTGCCTGCTCAAGAGTAAAGGCGCGCGGACACTCGCCAAAGCGTTCAAAGATAACTCAACACTCTTAGAGGTATGCCTTGTGGGTTAATCAATTTTTTCtcgtcacacgttgctatggttacggtctcctgagtcacttaaaattctaggtttttcgtatttaaatgaaccaaacttgcattttatggttgttataagacctttccataatgggacatgtactgagcatgttagtagaacatggtgcAGCAGTTcctctaacaatctatgctactattgtctcctcgctgatgggacagaataacaacaagaaatagttgattgacccatgtACAATCTCACGTTTGTAtgctatcatcatcatcttcctcgcgttgtcccggcgttttttgccacggctcatgggagcctggggtccgcttggtcctgagaattggcgtaggcattagtttttacgaaagcgactgccatctgaccttccaacctagcCTTAAGAGTTAGAAGCGAAAAACAGGTTTCATACAAGGTTAAGcccctaactcttataataaaaaaattgagctatgtttaaaatgcataaaattgtgtaaaaatattttccataatgtcaacatCCAGGGAAGAAAATGAGGCCTACGTTTGTATAGCCTATCCTCTTAAAACTAAGCTagaactaaactaaaactatcagtataaataaataaataataaataaatattataggacatttttacacagattgactaagtcccacagtaagctcaagaaggcttgtgttgtgggtactcagacaacgatatatataatatacaaatacatagaaaacacccaggaacaaatatctgtgttcgtcacacaaataaatgcccttaccgggattcgaacccaggaccgcggcttcacaggcagacaCCCACTAGGCCAGGCCAGTCCTCATAAGTATCGTTTCGCGTTTCTGTCCAGTACCATAgagtaaaaatacatagagtgctcactccatacatcagttttagtaccaaaaagactattagcatctagcatcgaatagcggaactatcagtattgctacttgacaatagatgtcgccaccgaccggaaagtcttatgctgttgagataagactttccggtcggtgctacatctattgtcaagtagcagtactgatagttccgctactcgatgctagatgtagacactgaaattaatagtctgaactgatgtatggagtgagcactctatgtatttttttctctatgccagtaCTGATGTAATATTTGTTTTGATTCACAGTGCCTAGATTTGAGCCACAATGAGATTGGTCGTGCGGCGTGCAAAGAACTAGTAGACGCCATCACGGTATTACCGGACAGCGGTGAGCGACTGTCACGCGTCGTTTTAGCTGGCAACAGTCTCGGTAAGAACCTTTTATAGtgctaaatctaatctaatcttttcactttctcctctcatctactcaaaggttaactggaagagatcccacatagggataagttcgcctttgtacttcttactagttgtatgttatttttaatatgtctttttgtacaataaagagtttactactactactactaaatttaaaataaaaataatacctagAGACAGGGGAAAACTATGATGGCACtatctcggctccgttcggctcagcattgcttcgagcaatggggttggccggtcgaagtatttagcagatggcgccaccatagcttgccctgtcaatccctagaattgtgtaaaaattttgtttttttaatgccctggatgacTGCCTGGATGCCAGACCTTTAACCCTacgtatgtctaagcactgatcagtgcgcacgaatttaaatccattgttgaatacaataggtttaaattcgttcacactgatcagtgcttgtacatacgaagggttaagccaaatttcatagaaggggcaagctatgatggcgccatctatgtaaacctttgacagttgccaaccccattattagggttggcacaacttgacgtccctttgcgctCACGACCACAAGATAataacttgaattttgacaaccctaaatagccgaaaggggtAGCATGgttcgtccctgaatcgctgtcaaacttctgTAGGAAGTttcttttctgtacggtagtactattacttattctgtgaccaaGATGATCAAAAAgtagttaaataaattatatattacaaGAATTGTTCCAATAGtggcataattataataaataataataattcagcctatatacgtcccactgctgggcacaggcctcctctcatgcgcgagagggctcgggctatagtccccacgctagcccaatgcggattggagacttcacatacacctttgaatttcttcgcaaatgtatgcaggtttcctcacgatgttttccttcaccgaaaagctagtggtaaatatcaaatgatatttcgtacataagttccgaaaaactcattggtaccagccacgatttgaacccgcgacctccggattgaaagtcggacgtcatatccacatAATTAGAACAGTATAATTAATATATCTATCTTTTACTTGTAGGAAACGCGGCGAGTAAAAAGGGTATGAAGGCGCAACTCGGGACCGCCGGGGAACTCACAGACGACGAAGGGGACAGCGGGGACgaggacgatgatgatgatgacgaaggTATCAATATGACTAcacatcgtcaggtgacaaccaatactcactaattaccacgacaagttcatagccatagtgaaccgtaTTAGTAGCAATTTAAGGTTGAGATGTGTTTTGTCAGCTGACGATATatcttattaatattatattatgaatgtttTCATTTATTGATGTTTGTGCCTTTGTCACGTTTTGCGGAAATTGCTTAACAAATTTCGCTGCTTAATATACATTATCGATAAAAAtttcattagcgcgatgtaaaAATCGACGCTCCCGTTTCAACGCCATCCCGCGTGATATTTAGTAAACATCAGATCTTTCTTATTAAGAAAGTACGCACGAGAACAGATTCGCAAAATTTTCATTTGAACGGACGCGTTTCATAGTAAAAAGAAAAATAGTTCCTAAGCACCTAgaaataaggtttacaatgTTTTATATTACAGGCACAGAATCAGAAGAATCGGACGCTGAATCCCAAGACGAGGAGAACACAGAAGACAGCGCAACAGAGGACGCGCAACACAGCTTCAACACCACCGGCAACACGACGGCGACAAGCAACAACATCACTCTCGACACGTCAGGTATGTCACTTATAAACttgctctgtgagctgtagccTTCATGAACCAAAATGTCCAACAACTGAGAGACCAAGGAAACGAGGCAACAACACAGCGGCAACACGACGGCGACAAGCAACAACATCACTCTCGACACGTCAGGTATGTCACTTATGTTGGGGGAGCATCATGGTAGAATACTCGTGATCTCATGATGCTCCCCAAAAACGGCAGAGAGGGTAACGCCGCAGGGGAAGTTAGTGGGTATTCTCCTCCCCTCCCTCTGAGTTCAGAGGAAATACGGGAGGAGCGAGTCCCACATACCACCCCATCCCCAACGGGCCTTCGCAGCCCGGGGGTGAGATACGTAAAAGTATTTACCACTgcgagaaaaaaaaaaggtatgtCACTTATAAACttgctctgtgagctgtagccTTCATGAACCAAAATGTCCAACAACTGAGAGACCAAGGAAACGAGGCAACAACACAGCGGCAACACGACGGCGACAAGCGACAACATCACTCTCGACACGTCAGGTATGTCACTTATAAACTTGCTCTGTGAGCTATAGACCTCGTGAACCAAAATGTCCAAAAACTGAGAGACACAAACAAAGAAACGAGGCAGCAACACAGCGGCAACACGACGGCGACTAGTAACAACATCACTCTCGACACGTCAAGTATGTCACTTATAAactggctctgtgagctgtagacctcgtgaACCAAAATGTCCAAAAACTGAGAGAGAAACAAGGAGACGAGGCAACAACACAGCGTCAACACGTCGGCGACACGCAACAACATCACTCTCGACACGTCAGGTATGTCACTTATAAactggctctgtgagctgtagacctcgtgaaccaaaatgtccaaaaactgaaaaataaataaggaaaCGTGGCGGCAACACGACGGCAACAAGAAACAACATCACTCTCGACACGTCAGGTATGTCACttataaactagtggctctgacAGCTGTAGACCTCGTGAACACAAATGTCCAAAAACTGAGAGACACAAACAAGGAAACGAGGTAGCAACAGCGGCAACACGACGGAGACAAGCAACAACGTCACTCTCGACACGTCAGGTATGTCACTTATAAACTAGAGTGAGCTATAGACCTCGTGAACCAAAATGTTCAAAATCAGACACAAACAAGGAAACGAGGCAGCAACACAGCGGCAACACGACGGCGACAAGCAACAACATCACTCTCGACACGTCAGGTATGTCACTTTATAAACTAGTGTGAGCTGTGGACCTCGTGAACCAAAATATCCAAAAACTGAGAGAGAAACAAGGAGACAACACAGCGGCAACACTACGTCAACTAGCAACATAAACAATGACAATACATTATTAGTTTGTTAGATTTAAGAAAATAggttaatgataaaaaaaaagagcGTACCTCGCCATTAAACGTTACAGTTTGGGGAGTTTTATTTATAGAAggtataaaatgtaatttacagtacatatggtgctactttaccgccctagtgcggcaactagcacaatacgtgcctatgtcgaaaatttaaagagccatatcgccgctatactcactcaacctcgtatctgcaaccctcatttgatgacaaaaacacccgtattccgaatgaaagaaaagcgacatttccgtCAAATggttgttgcagatatgaggttgagtaagtatagcgacgatatggctctttaaattttcgacaacgCTGTAACACTTGCGAAAAGGTacttcgcaacgagtggcgataaatttaaacacgaccgttttaaatcgacacgagttccTACTTTTcccacttgtatcgtaatgttctATTTCGTGctcttgaataaataaatacaaatatataaaaaaggtTATATGGCgacaaaatagaaaatgcaGTTTTTTGTGCAATCCTAAAACTTCGCTAGATATACAGATTGTTTGAAATTTTtgctgttttaatttttaacaagcagaaatgtGTGCGAGCGATGCTGttacccatatggtggaaagatttgctggctattaacgaggtcttggtggctcagatggcagagcgctggagtatcgatccagaagccgtgagttcaagtctcacccaagacaaaaaaaatccacttttaatttttttctgtttgTTGGCAGGCATGGAAGAAGTGAAGAACGACGTAGAACGTTTCCTAAAAGAGCCCACTCTACAGAACCTGGAGCGactgggttcgaatccggcgGATGTCATCGAAGCACACATAGAGGTACGTTCACGTTTCATTTGTCCGTGTTGTATGTGTATGTAATTTCCAAAGTATATCCTTATATAACATTTGACATAAATATATTATCTTATGTTTCAGTCCATACAAGATACAGATGAGCTGCTAACCCAGTACGTGAACGCGACGCTATCCGTCGCCGGCCTGTCGCTGAACAGCGACATAGCTGGGGACGCGGCGCAGCAACTCTTCGCGAGGACTATAGCGGCTGCTAACAAGAGGGCGGCTACCTGGCCGCTCACCGAGAGGCTACTGAGGGGACTGGCCCTTATAAAGGTAGTTATAAACATAATACAGTATATAACGTATGTAAACTCACGATTAGACACATAATACAGTATGTAAACCGACGAAAGGCAAAGGCTGAAAGATAAAACAGCGGTATAGCCGGTGACGCGGCGCAGCAACTCTTCGCGAGGACTATAGCGGCTGCTAACAAGAGGGCGGCTACCTGGCCGCTCACCGAGAGGCTACTGAGGGGACTGGCCCTTATAAAGGTAGTTATAAACATAATACAGTATATAACGTATGTAAACTCACGATTAGACACATAATACAGTATGTAAACCGACGAAAGGCAAAGGCTGAAAGATAAAACAGCGGTATAGCCGGTGACGCGGCGCAGCAACTCTTCGCGAGGACTATAGCGGCTGCTAACAAGAGGGCGGCTACCTGGCCGCTCACCGAGAGGCTACTGAGGGGACTGGCCCTTATAAAGGTAGTTATAAACATAATACAGTATATAACGTATGTAAACTCACGATTAGACACATAATACAGTATGTAAACCGACGAAAGGCAAAGGCTGAAAGATAAAACAGCGGTATAGCCGGTGACGCGGCGCAGCAACTCTTCGCGAGGACTATAGCGGCTGCTAACAAGAGGGCGGCTACCTGGCCGCTCACCGAGAGACTACTGAGGGGACTGGCCCTTATAAAGGTAGTTTTAAACATAATACAGTATATAACCTATACGAAAAGACACATAATACAGTATGTAAACCGACGAAAGGCAAAGGCTGAAAGATAAAACAGTGACGTAGCTGGGGACGCGGCGCAGCAACTGCTAACAAGAGGGCGGCTAGCTGGCCGCTCACCGAGAGGCTACTGAGGGGACTGGCGCTTATAAAGGTAGTTTTAAACATAATACAGTATATAACCTATGTAAACTCACGAAAAGATACATAATACAGTATGTAAACCGACGAAAGGCAAAGGCTGAAAGATAAAACAGTGACGTAGCTGGGGACGCGGCGCAGCAACTCTTCGCGAGGACTATAGCGGCTGCTAACAAGAGGGCGGCTACCTGGCCGCTCACCGAGAGGCTACTGAGAGGACTGGCGCTTATAAAGGTAGGCAAAAATATAatatcactagcgacccgccccggcttcgcacgggttaacaaattgtacataaaccttcctcttgaatcactatctattaaaaaaaatccgttgcgtagttttaaagatctaagcatacatacagacagacagcgggaagcgactttgttttatactatgtgatGATGGACACTCGGCAGTGAGTTGACGTGTAAACTAAACTCACCAAAAACACTAAGGGCCACttactaacctggggttaaccggaTAAACGAATGGGAGTAGAACGCTGTAACCAGAACCTCCACAGATGGGGAATCTCGCCGACACCAGCCTGTGACTGTGGGGAGCCAACCCAAACAATCCCTCACATAATAGAAAAATGCCCTAGAAGGCGATTTGCCGGAAGCATGCAGGACTTGGCACTCACACCGGAAGCAAGGGACTGGCTACTCAAtttagatattaaattgtaaatatttcacttctgtgtaaattgtaaattaagtGTAATTGTTTATTCAGGAATAAAGCCATacgacataataataataaccggATAAACCTTGAGTTACCATGGTCACCAGTTTAACACTGGCTTAACGGTttgaccccgggttagtgggatggtgcaagagcCTTAttgatttacttatttttttattttttcagtcGGAGGAGAAGGCCCCAATCCGCTGGCACCTCCCCGGCTGCTATGCCAGCCTGGCCCGGGCCCTGCCCCAGCAGTTCCCCGCGGCGCTCCGCAGCACACTACGTTTCTTCATCGGCGCCAAGTTGGCCAACCTGCCTACAGAGCTGCGGGAATCACTGCAACAACATCCGGTACTGTTACAGGAGTAATATACGACTATGATAATATTTGGGGTTTTATTTAGGCCCATAAACCGCAGAAATACATACAATCTTAGTAAAAATGCAAATAGTCCATAAACCACTGAAATACatagggttaatcaactttttcttgtcacacgttgctatggttacggtctcctgagtcactcttaaaattctaggtttttcgtatttatatGAACCAAACATGCATTTTATGGtggttataagacctttccataatgggacatctactgagcatgttagtagaacatggtacagcagttcttctaacaatctatgctactattgtctcctcgctgatgggacagaataacaacaagaaatagttgattgacccaaataCAATCTTAGtaaaaatgtcattagcgcgatgtagaaataGATCACCGCTCttggtacagcgccatctagcgtgaCATTTGGTAAACAGTTTTGTATGAAAGCACTCTATACTATAATAGTATACGTTTCTTCATCGGCGCCAAGTTGGCCAACCTGCCTACAGAGCTGCGGGAATCACTGCAACAACATCCGGTACTGTTACAAGAGTAATATACGACTATGATAATATTTGGGGTTTTATTTAGGCCCATAAACCGCTGAAATACATACAATCTTAGTAAAAATGCAAATAGTCCATAAACCACTGAAATACatagggttaatcaactttttcttgtcacacgttgctatggttacggtctcctgagtcactcttaaaattctatgtttttcgtatttaaatgaaccaaacttgcattttatggtagttataagacctttccataatgggacatctactgagcatgttagtagaacatggtacagcagttcttctaacaatctatgctactattgtctcctcgctgatgggacagaataacaacaagaaatagttgattgacccaaataCAATCTTAGtaaaaatgtcattagcgcgatgtagaaatcGATCACCGCTCttggtacagcgccatctagcgtgaCATTTGGTAAACAGTTTTGTATGAAAGTACTCTATACTATAGTAGTATACGTTTCTTCATCGGCGCCAAGTTGGCCAACCTGCCTACAGAGCTGCGGGAATCACTGCAACAACATCCGGTACTGTTACAGGAGTAATATACGACTATGATAATATTTGGGGTTTTATTTAGGCCCATAAACCGCTGAAATACATACAATCTTAGTAAAAA
Above is a window of Cydia amplana chromosome 26, ilCydAmpl1.1, whole genome shotgun sequence DNA encoding:
- the LOC134660022 gene encoding ran GTPase-activating protein 1, whose product is MSTFDLKSFSSALNETNKVQSGVDFTGKSLKLDTEKDAKDIVAAISACPDLYYLTLTGNTLGVAAAEAIAKALESHPELKVARWSDMFTGRMKTEIPPALKALGDGMIAAGARLKVLDLSDNAFGPIGVEGLAKLLQSEVCSELEELRLNNNGLGITGARLLAKALSSRPPKLRVFIAGRNRLENDGATALAHVFEKMGSLEEVAMPQNGIYHVGISALSEAFKQNPQLSCLNLNDNTIGPKGAEAVAEALPRLKNLKAINFGDCLLKSKGARTLAKAFKDNSTLLECLDLSHNEIGRAACKELVDAITVLPDSGERLSRVVLAGNSLGNAASKKGMKAQLGTAGELTDDEGDSGDEDDDDDDEGTESEESDAESQDEENTEDSATEDAQHSFNTTGNTTATSNNITLDTSGMEEVKNDVERFLKEPTLQNLERLGSNPADVIEAHIESIQDTDELLTQYVNATLSVAGLSLNSDIAGDAAQQLFARTIAAANKRAATWPLTERLLRGLALIKQLFARTIAAANKRAATWPLTERLLRGLALIKVVINIIQYITDVAGDAAQQLFARTIAAANKRAATWPLTERLLRGLALIKSEEKAPIRWHLPGCYASLARALPQQFPAALRSTLRFFIGAKLANLPTELRESLQQHPVLLQE